Sequence from the Corallococcus sp. EGB genome:
CGCGTAGAGCATGGGCAGCTCCACGTTCTCCAGCGCGGTGGTGCGCGCCAGCAGGTTGAAGCTCTGGAAGACGAAGCCCAGGGTGCGGTTGCGCACGCGCGCCAGGCCGTCGCGGTCCAGGCGGGCCACCTCGCGGCCGTTGAGCAGGTACTCACCGGAGGTGGGCCGGTCCAGGCAGCCCAGGATGTTCATCAGCGTGGACTTGCCTGAACCGGAGGAGCCCATGATGGAGACGAACTCTCCGGGCTCCACCGTGAAGTCCACGCCGCGCAGGGCCCGCACCTCCACGTCGCCGGACTTGTACACCTTCACCACGTTCTTGAGCTGTATGACGGGGGGTGCCCGCTTCGTGTCCGCGTCCATCTCGCTGCCTCTGTCCCTTCCCCTGCCCTCGATGAGAGTGATTGGACTGGTGCCTAGAACGGGCCGCGGCGCATGCCGCCGCCCATGCCCCGGCCGCCGCCGCCCGGTCCACCGACGGGGCTTCCGCCCGAAGGACCGCCAGAGGACGTCGGGCCCGCCGGCGAGTTCGCCGCGGTGATGACGCGGTCGCCGGCCTTCAATTCACCCTCCACCACCTCCGTGTACGTGCCGTCCGTCATGCCGGTGCGCACGTTCACGGCCACGGGCTGGGGCTTCTGCTCTGGCTGGCGGCGCAGCACGTAGACGGTGCGCATGCCGGCGGGGGCCTGCGGGGCAGGCGCCTGCGCGGGCGCGTTCGCCGACGGCACGGGGCGGTAGCGCAAGGCCGTGTTGGGCACGGACAGGGCCTGGTCCTTCTGCTGCGTGACGATGGTCACGTTGGCCGTCATGCCCGGCTTGAGCTTCATGTCCGGGTTCGGCACGTCGATGACGGCCAGGTAGGTCACCACGTTCTGCACGGTGATGGCCTCATTGCGGATCTGCCGGATGGTGCCCTCGAAGGTCTCCCCCGGGAACGCGTCCACGGTGAAGGTGGCCTTCATGCCGGGCTGCAGCTTGCCCACGTCCGCTTCCGCGATGCTGGTGTTGACCTGCATCTTGCGCAGGTCCTCCGCGATGGTGAAGAGCACGGGGGCCTGGAGGGACGCGGCCACCGTCTGGCCCACGTCCACGCTGCGCGAGATGACGATGCCGTCCGTGGGCGACACGATGGTCGTGTACTTGAGGTTCACCTCCGCCTCGTTGAGCGCGGCCTGCGCCTGGGCCACCGCGCCCTCCGCGGCCGTCACCTCCGCCTGGCCGTTGGCGGCGGCGGACTCGGCGGTCTCCAGCTCGGACTGGGAGATGAACTGCTGGGCGCGCAGCTCGCGCGAGCGCACGGCCTGCTTCTTCGCCACGTCCGCGTTGACGCGCGCCTTCTGGAGGTTCGCGCGCGAGGCCGTCATGTTCGCCTTCGCCCGGTCCAGCGCGGCCTGCACCAGCTGCGGGTCGATTCGGGCGATGACCTGCCCCTTCTTCACCTGCGAGTTGTAGTCGACCATCAGCTCCTGGATGCGACCGGAGACCTGGCTGCCGACCTGCACCGTCACCAGCGCCGCCACGGTGCCGGTGGCGGTCACCTTGGCCGTGAGCTTCCGGGCCTCGGCGGGGGTGGTCTCGTAGGTGACGGCGTCCGCCCGGCTTCCGGCGCGCACGCGCCAGAACACGACAGCGCCCACCACCACCAAGATTCCCAGGATCCAGGCCCAGCGCGGCATGCCCCGCTTGCGGCCTTCGTCCTCTTCCGTCTCCACCGGCGCCAGGGCCGGCGCTTCCCGCGGCATCTCGCTCAAGGCCTTCATGCCCCTATGTCTACGTTTTGAAATGTTGCGGCGAATCTCGTCTCTATTACGAAAGATGACCCACAGCGAGGCGACCGTCCGGTGTGTCCGTGGCCCCCACTCCAGGGAGCACGACGCGCGCGGTGGTGCCCTGGCCGGGCTGACTCTCCAGCGTGAGCTGGCCGTGGTGCGCATCCAGGATGCGGCGCACGAGCGCCAGCCCCAGCCCCACTCCGCCCGTGGTGCGAGCGCGGCTGCGGTCGGTGCGGAAGAACGGCGTGCCCACGCGCGCCAGGTCCTGCGCCTCGATGCCGATGCCCTGGTCCCGCACCTCCACCTGGAGGCCGCCGCCCACGGGCCGGGCGTGCAGCGTCACGGTGGTGCCGGGCTCGGAGTACTTCCCCGCGTTGTCGAGCAGGTTGTCCAACACGCGCCGCAGCAGGACCGGATCCGCCTCCAGGGCGGGCAGCGCGCCGTCCACCTGGACCTCCAGCCGGTGCTTCGGCCGGGCGGTGCGGAAGCGGGCGACGGCCTTGTCCACCAGCGCGTTCGCGTCCACGCGCTCCAGGCGCAAGGGGGGCACGCCGCCGCTCGGGCCCTCCGTCACCAGCTCCAGGCGGGACGCGGTGAGCACGTCCGAGACCAGGCGCTCCAGCTCGGACAGGTCCTCGGTGATGTCGGGCAACAGCTCGCGCGCCGTCTGCGCGTCGCCCTCGGCGGCCAGGTCCAGCGCCACGCGGATCCGGGACAGCGGCGTGCGCAGCTCATGCGACACGTTCGCGAGCAGCTCCTTCTGCGAGCGCAGGAGCTGGGTGATGCGGACGGCCATCTCGTCAAAGGCCTCGGACACCAGGCCCAGCTCGTCCGTGCGGCGCAGGCCCGCGCGCACGTCCAACCGGCCGGCGCCGAACGCGCGAGCCGCGCTGGCCAGCTTCTCCAGCGGGCCCGCGAGCGTGCGCGCGAAGGCGACGGAGGTGATGGCGGTACACGCCAGCACGAGCCCCACGACGATGGCGGTCTGCCGGTCGCCGTCTGGCGGCGGAGGCGGCGGGGGCAGGGATACGGCGGCGTAGACCTGGATGGGGCCCGGGTAGGGGCTCACCACCAGCATGCGGCCCGGGCCGCCACCGGCCCCGGGGAACGGTCCATGCGGGCCGCTGCGGGTGACGCGTGAATTGACGGCGGCGAGGTCCTCCGCGCTGAGCGCGGGCGCGGGGTCCGGCCGCGTGTTGCCGAGCAGCGTCCCGTCCGCGGCGCGCAGGGTGACTCGCATGCCCATGCGCTGCTGGGCGCGGTCGAGCGACGCCTGGAGCGCGTCGGGCTCATCGCGCAGGGCGGACCACTCTTCGACGAAGTAGGACAGCTCGTCATCGAAGCGGTTGCGCCAGGACTCGTTGCGCAGGAGGTCGCGCGCGAGCATGAGGGACACGACCACGAGCAGGATTTGGATGACCCCCACCAGGTAGATGCGGGGGAGCAGGCCCATGGGGAGTCGGAAGAAGCGGCGGCCCTTCACGGGTCGGCCTCGGCCTCGGTGGCCAGCATGTAGCCGGCACCGCGGACCGTCTTGAGCAGGCGCGGGTTGCGGGGGTCCAGCTCCAGCTTCTGGCGGAGGCGGAAGATGTGCACGTCCACGGAGCGGTCGAACACCTCGTCCGCGCTGCCCTTCACCAGGTCGAGCAGCTGCTCGCGGCTGAGGACGCGCCCGGCGCGCTCGGCCAGGACGCGCAGCAGGCTGAACTCGTAGGTGGTGAGGGACAGCGGCTTGCCGTCCAGGGAAGCGCTGAGGCTGCGGGGGTCCAGCACGAGGCGGCCCGCGTGCACGGGGTGGCTGGTGGGGCCCACCTTGCCGCGCGCGCGGCGCACCTGGGCGCGGATGCGGGCCAGCAGCTCACGGGACGAGTAGGGCTTGGGCAGGTAGTCATCCGCGCCGGACTCCAGGCCGAGGACGCGGTCGGCCTCCTCGCCGCGCGCGGTGAGCATGATGATGGGGACGTCGGTGCGGGTGCGCAGCTCGCGGCAGACCTCCAGGCCGTCGCGGCCGGGGAGCATGAGGTCCAGGAGGATGACGTCGAAGGCGTGGCGGGACGTCTGGAGGAGCGCGTCGGTGCCGGAGGCGGAGACCGTGACGATGATGCCGTGCTCCTGGAGGTAGCGGGCGGTGAGCCGCGCCAGGCGTTCATCGTCCTCGACGAGGAGCACCTGGATGGTGGCGTCCTCGGAGGTCGTGGGGCGTGGGGTCGTCTCCATGGGGTCGGTCTCCGCGTGGGGTGCGGACCGGAGGCGAACGAGGCCCGGGCTTCTCTCCGTTAAGTCCGGCCCTCGCGGTCCGCCTCCGGGCCGCGACCTGCAACCTCTCACCCCTACATTTCCAGGGGGCTACAGGCCCATGACGAAATATTACGGACGAAGGCCCGGAGGCACATCCCAGGGGTATCCAGGGGGACGGCCGCAACAGGCCGAAATTCAACCCTCGCCGTATGACCGGGCGAGCGCCCGCCGGTCCACCTTGCCCGCCGGGGTGCGAGGCAGCGCGTCCAGGAGCCGCAGCGTGCGAGGCCGTTTGTAACGGGCCAGCCGGTCCGCGCAGAAGGCCGTCAGCGCCTCCAGGGTGGGCGAGGCGCCGGGCCGGGGGACGACGAGGGCGCGAGGCGTTTCACCCCACTTGGGGTCGGGGACGCCGATGACGGCGACCTCTGCGACGTCGGGGTGGCCGGCGAGGACGCTCTCCACTTCGGAGGGGTGGATGTTCTCGCCGCCGGAGATGATCAGGTCCTTGGCGCGGCCTTCGATGCGGAAGAAGCCCCGGTCATCGCGGGAGGCCAGGTCGCCGGTGTGCAGCCAGCCCTCCACGAAGGTGCGGGCGGTCTCCTCGGGGCGGCGCCAGTAGCCGGCGCACAGGTGGGGCCCACGCAGGAGCAGCTCGCCCACGTCACCGGGGCGCTGTTCGCCGGCGATGCGCGCTTCGACGTGGAAGAGGGGCACGCCGACGAAGCCCGCGTGCGAGCGCATGACGGAGTCGGGGAGGAAGAAGTTGTTGGGGCCGCCCTCGGTGAGGCCGTAGCCGGTGCGGAAGGGGATGCCGCGGGCGAAGAAGCGCTCGAAGACGGGAGCGGGACAGGGGGCGCCGCCGCTGATGAGCAGCTTGAGGCGGGAGAAGTCCACGTCATCGAAGCGGGGATGCCGCTGCATCTCGATGAACATGGTGGGCACGCCGAACACGAGGTTGACGGAGCCCGAGTGGATGAGGCCGAAGGTCTGCTCCACGTCGAAGGCGCGGCACACGACGGAAGCGCCGCCCGCGTACACCAGCGGCAGCGTGAAGACGTTGAGGCCGCCGGTGTGGAACAGGGGCGCGTTGAGCAGCGCCACGTCGTCCTGGGAGAGGCCCCAGCTGACGACGGTGTTCACGGCATTGGCGGTGAGCGAGCCATGCGTGAGCACGGCGGACTTCGGAAGGCCGGTGCTCCCGCCGGTGGAGCAAAGCACCCAGGGGGCATCCGCCTCCAATTCGACGGAGGGCAGGTCTCCGGACAGGGTCTCCCGGGAGCAGAAGAGCGGATCCGCGAGGGGAATCCACCGGGTCGTCAGCCGGGGACGCAGCGCATCGACCTGGGAACGGAAGTCCGGTCCGAAGCAGACGACGGATGGGGCGACGTCGGAGAGCAGGCCATGCAGTTCTTCGACGCCCAGGCGCCAGTTGAGCGGCTGGAGCACGGCGCCCAGCTTGGCGCAGGCGAACACGAGGTCCAGCGTCTCCACGCCATTGAAGGCCAGCACGGAGACGCGGTCTCCCACGCCCACGCCCAGGCCGCGAAGCAGCAGCGCGGTCCGATGGGCGGAGTCATTCCACTCCGCCCACGAGACACGCCGCCCACCCCGGAGCGAATCAACGAGCGCCGTGCGCTCCGGGGCGAGCAAAGCCCGCCGGGCCAGCCAGTCGTGGACGATGGGCATGCGGTTCCAGGCTAGACCACGATGCGCTTCCTGCATCGGACTCTAGCTACTCAATCTGGCTGCTCAATCTGGCTACTCGGTCTGGTATCAGATCTACTCCTGCCCGGGGCGAGCGGCACGATGAAGCGGCCGCCGCCCTGTTGGAGAACGTCCGATGCCTTCCGCTGAGAGTCCCGGGCCGTCCCACAATCCCCATGGGCCTCGACCTCCCCTGCTTTCGCGCGTGACCTTGCGGAATTTCCGCAGCATCGAGGTCTGCGACGTCGCCTTGGGGCCGCTGACGTTCCTCGTGGGCCCCAATGGCTCCGGCAAGAGCAACTTCCTGGATGCGTTGCGGCTCATCACGGATGCCTTGCGGACATCATTGGACCAAGCGCTCCGGACTCGGGGCGGGGCCGCCCTCATCGTGCGCCGTGGATTGAGTGGATCGAGCCAATTCGAGATTCGACTCGACTTCGTGCTGTCCGATGGCACTGCCGGTCACTACTCCGTCTGCATCGCCATCCCCGAAATCGGGGACCATGTGGTTCAAGAGGAGGAATGCGTCGTCGGGCGAGCGAGGTACCACGTTCGGGAAGGACGGATTCTCATTCCTCCTGGCCCCGTCTCCCCCCCCGCCGCGGATGACCGCCTCTACCTGGTCAATGCGTCAGGGCTGCCTGCGTTCCGTCCCATCTTCGACGCGCTTTCGAACATGGGCTTCTACAACCTCAACCCCGATCAGCTTCGAACAGCACAGCCTGCCGACAAGGGAGACTTCCTGCTCCGAGATGGTTCCAATCTCCCAAGTGTCCTGGAACGACTGGAGAAGCGAGACGGCGATGGCAAGAAGCGCGTGGAGGAATATCTGGGAGCCATCGTGCCCGGCCTTTCCAGCGTTGGTCACAAGCGCCTTGAGCACCTGGAAACCTTGCAGTTCCGGCAGCGCATCATGGAGGGGCGAGAAGTCTACGAGCCTTTTCCAGCCATCAGCATGTCCGACGGCACCCTTCGCGCCCTGGGCATCCTCGTCGCGCTGTTCCAAACGCGGGCCGAGCCGCGGATCCAACTCGTGGGCATCGAGGAACCCGAGGTCGCACTTCATCCGGCAGCTTCAGGTGTCCTGCGTGATGCACTCCGAGAGGCGGCCCAGTACGCTCAGGTCATCGTCACCAGTCACAGCCCGGAGTTGCTCGATGCCCCGAGCATCGATAGTGACGAGATTCTCTCAGTAGTAGCGGAGCAGGGTCACAGCCTCATCGCACCAGTCGACAAGGAGACCCGCTCCGCACTGAAGGAGCGGCTCTACACAGTAGGAGAGTTGCTGAAGGCCAACCAGCTGTCTCCCGATCGGCAGGCGATTCCCCAAGCGGATCAACTCCAGCTCTGGGAGCTCGGCACCGAATGAAGCTGGGGCTCATCGTCGAAGGACACGGTGAAGTCATCGCCGCGCCCATCCTCGTCAGGCGACTGACGCAGTGGTTGGCTCCCACGGTCCATCCAGAGGTCCTGCTTCCCCATCGCATTCCACGAGGCCAGCTGGTCAAGGAAGACGAGCTGCGCCGAGCCATCGAGCTGACGGCCCGGAAGGTGGGCGATGCAGGCCGCATCCTCGTCCTGCTGGACGCAGACAAGGACCTGCCCTGCGTGCTCGGGCCCAGGCTCCTGAGCTGGGCACGGGCACGACGCTCCCATCGGACCATCTCCGTGGTCGTCGCGCAGTGTGAATACGAAGCGTGGTTCCTCGCGGCGGCCGAGTCCTTGAGCGGCCAGCGCGGCCTTCCTTCCGTGCTGCGGGCTCCATCCGAACCGGAGAGCATCCGCGACGCGAAGGGCTGGCTCGGAAACCACATGCCCAGCGGCTACAGCGAGACCATCGATCAACCCGCCCTGACCAGCGTCTTCGACCTCGAAGCCGCCCGCCGCGCGGACTCCTTCGACAAGCTCGTCCGGGACATGGGCACGCTGCTGGGCGTCTCCGTCCCACCGCGCCCCTGACCCGCGAAGCACGGGCGCGCCCCAAACGCGCCCGTGCCTCACGTCACGTCATCAATCCCGCGAAACGAAGTGCGCGGAGATCTTGTTCCACACCGCCGGGGTGATGCCCATGCTCAGGTGGTCATAGGCCATGCCCTCCTGCTTCGCGTCGGCGGTCTTCTTCGCGGCCGTCCAGCCCTGGGTCAGCTGGGTCATCGCCGCGATGCTCTCCTCGAAGAGCACGCCGTCGCTGCGCAGCGCGGACGTGGTGGACGTCATGCCGTCCGTCTCGAACGGCTGCGACCCACCCGCCGTGCCGTACAACACGTAGAGCGACGGCAGGCGCGAATCCAGGCCGTGCTCCGCCAGGCGCGTGATGAACTTGCCGCCCATCTCCATCGCCGTGGCCATGCCCAGGCCGTCCATGATGCGGTACTTGCCGTACATCAGCGAGTCGTACGCCTCACGGTTCTGGTTCGTGTTGTACGCGTGGTACGCGAAGCACGGCGAACCCACCGGGTCGAACGCCGTCGTGCGGCACACGCGGTGGTCGCTGGACGCCATGTAGCCCGCCGCGATGAACGGGTTCAGCGGGTTGTAGATGAGCTTCGTGTCCAGCCAGGGGAAGTAGCGGTTCTCGTCCGGATCGATGTTGCTCCACGAGGAGGAGCTGCGGTCCGGAATCGGGTACGAGCCACGCAGGTCATACGCCGCCTGCAGCTGGCCCGGGTACGCCGTCACGTACTTGCCGCTGTCGTTCACGGCGCCGAAGAGGCTCATGTTGTAGTCGTCGAACTTGAACGACGACGCGGACAGCCCCTGGTTCGTGTTCAGCGTCTGCAGCGTGCTCGAGGACACCGGCGTGCCCGTGCTGGACAGGCCCGTGATGTTCGACAGGTAGATGCGGCGGAAGTAGTCCGGCCACGTACCGCCAGAACCCTTGCACACGCTCTCCGCGTAGGGATTCTTGAACCAGGGCGTGTCATAGCCAAACGTCACGCACTGGAACGCGGAGAAGTACGTCCACGGCATCGGGCCACGGCCCACCGGCGCGTTGTCGGCCGTGCTCGCGATGGTCAGCGTGTGGATGGGGTGGCGGAAGTTCAGGTCGATGCCCTTGTGCGGCCCGGACAGCGGCACGTACACGCGCACCGAGTCGTCATACGCCGGCACCTGCGATGCCTGCTCCTTCGCCAGACGCTCGAAGAAGCGCGTCGTGCTGAAGCCGCCCCACGTGGCCGCGTTCTCCAGCCAGGGGTCCACCGCCAGCACGCCCTTGCTCCACGCCACCACGTCCACCCGCGCCACGCCCGGGTGCAGCGCCTTGATGCGCTGCACGGCGTTGGCCACGTGGATGGCGTGGTTGAAGTTGTCGCCGTGGAACGAGCCGAACGTCAGCGCGTACACGCAGCGGCCCTTCGACTCCAGGTCCTGCACCATGCCCGTCAGCTGCGCCGCGCCGCCGTAGGTGCCTCCCGAACCGTTGTTGCCGTTGGGGAACAGCCACACGTTCGCGTCCTGGATGGCGCCGTGCACCAGCAGCGTGGGCGTCAGGTTCACGTTACAGGTGCGCGCCGCGGTGGCCCGCCCCTTGTGCAAGAGGACGAAGCGCGCCTCCGGCTTGGTGGGACCGGGCGTGGGACAGGTGGCCCCGGCCGTCGTGGCACAGCTGTTCCCGTAGTAGAGGTTGAACCCGTTCACCAGCTGCTGGTTCAGCGAACCGAAGTACGTCCTCAGCGGGTAGTCGCTGGACTGGTACGTGTCCTGGTCCCGCAGCTTCAGCGTGCGCGGGTTGTAGTACTCCGTGCGGAAGCGCTGACGGCCCTCCAGCAGCTCGATCTGCCCCCAGGACCACGAGGGGGGCGTGTACGTGCCCACCACGCGGTAGTTGCCGGTGAAGTTGGTGGGGATGGCGTCGAAGTACGGCGCCAGGTCCGCGTCCAGCGGAGCCTCGGCCGTCCCGAGGGCCTCCTGCGCCTGAGGTGCTTCCGCGGGGTTCTCAGCCCCGCAACCTGCCATCAGCAATGCGGCCGTGAGCGACAAACTCCAGGTGCTTCGCATGCGGACCTCCGGGTGGTGAAGGGTGCGGCGACAGCGGACTGCGACAGGGGAAGAGGACGCACGGGACACACGAAGGGCCCCAGGGGCTCCCCGGAAAGGCCCTCGCGTGACTCACCGCGCGTCAGGAACGGCTAGCGGGCGTGCTCGCGCAGGAACGGGACGAGCAGGTCGTGGAACTCCTGCGTCTTCTCCAGGTGCGGGCTGTGGCCCGTGTCCGGGAGGACGACCTCGCGGTAGCGGCCGCCGTTGGCCTTGTAGCGCTCCATGACCTTGCGCATCTGCGACACCATGGGCTGCGGCGGATAGACCTCGTCCCCGGGCCAGCCCGGGACCACGCCCAGCTTGCCCAGGAAGCCGAAGTCGAAGAGCGACGTGTCGGAGACGATGGCGTCCTCCGCGCCGCGGATCCACAGCACGTCCGGCCCGTTCGCCAGCGTCGCGAAGGAGGCGGTGTTGTAGAAGGCGGGCGCCATGGCGTTGTTCATGCCCGTGGTGCCCGGCGCCACGCCCGGCCAGTTCGGCGACTTCGTGAAGTTGCCCGGGTACAGCTCGTCGGACACGTGCGTATCCAGCACGGAGTCCAGGAGCATCTCCTCGTCCGGGTGACGGAACGGCGGCTTCACGTAGCAGCCGTTCATCACGTTGCGCGGCGACGTCTGCGACTCCGTGGAGCGGTCCTTCGTCTTCAGCCGCTGCACGAAGTCCGGGTTGGCCGTGCCGCCGCCGGAGCCCGCGAAGTCCGCCCAGCACGGCGTTCCGTCCGCGTCCTTCGTGCCGCCGAAGCCGTAGGGCGACAGCGGCGCCTCCACCACCAGGCCGGCCACCCGCTCCGGATGGTCGATGGACAGCTGCATCACCATGCCCGCGCCCGCCGAGTGCGCCACGAACACCGCGCGCTTCAGGGACAGCGCGTCCATCAGCGCCGCCAGGTCGTCGCTGAAGTCGCGCATGCCGCGCGTGGCGTTGATGGTCTTCTCCTCGGTGTGGCCATAGCCGCGCATGTCCGGCGCGATGCCCCGGAAGCCCTGGGGCAGCGTCTTCATCAGCGACTCGAAGAACGCGGACGAGGAACAGTTGCCGTGCACGAAGATGACCGGAAAGCCGTCCTCGCCCACGAGCCGCGCGCGCACCCGGAGCCGCTGCGTGGGGATGTCGCGGATCTCGACCTTCCTGGATGAATCAGCCATGTGCGCGCTCCTCTTGGTGTTGCTTGAACTTGAAAGAAGGAAACCCGTGGGTCACGAAGCGGCCCGAGCGTCCGCGGCGCTGGCCGCCTCGCGCAGCTCGCGCTTGAGAATCTTCCCGGCGGCGGACACCGGCAGGGACCTCACCAGCTCCACCCGCTTGGGGACCTTGAAGCGCGCCACCCGGCCCTTGAGGTGCTCGAGCAGCGCGTCCGCCGAGGCCTCGGCCCCCGGCTTGAGCACCACGTAGGCCCGGCCGCACTCGCCCCACTTCGCGTCCGGCACGCCCACCACCGCGCACTGCTGCACGGCGGGGTGCTCGTAGAGGACGGTCTCCAGCTCCAGCGGGTACACGTTCTCTCCGCCGGAGATGAACATGTCCTTCTTGCGGCCCGCGATGGTGAAGAAGCCATCCGCGTCCACGCGCGCCAGGTCCCCGGTGTGGAACCAGCCGTCCGCGCTGATGGCCTCCTTCGTGGCGGCGTCGTCCTCGAAGTAGCCGGAGCACATGGAGGGGCCCTTCAGCACCAGCTCCCCCACCTCGCCCACCGGCACCGCATTGCCGGCGTCGTCCACCAGCTTCGCGTCGATGAAGTAGTTGGGCCGGCCAATGGAGCCCGCCTTGGACACCGCGAACTCCGGCCCCATGCTGAAGATGCCCGGGCCGAACTCCGTCATGCCGAAGCCCTGCTTGAAGGGCACCGGGTGCACCGCCTGCCACGCCTGCAAGAGCGGCACCGGCAGGGGCGCGCCGCCGCTGGTGACGAAGCGCACGGAGGAGAAGTCCGTCCCCTTCCAGCGCGGCGAATCCATCAGCTGCTGGTACTGCGTGGGCACCGCGAAGAAGAGCGTCACCTTCTCCTTCGCCACCAGGCCCAGCATCTCGTCCGGATCCCACCGGCGCATCAGCACCACGGTGCCGCCCACGGTGAGCAGGGGCAGCGTGTAGACGAGCAGCCCGCCCGTGTGGAACAGCGGCGTGTGCGTCACCGTCACGTCGCCCTGACGGATTTCGTGCACCAGCGTGTTGAGCGTGTTCCACGCCACCATGCGGTACGAAATCCTGGCGCCCTTGGAACGGCCGGTGGTGCCGCCGGTGAAGAGCAGGCAGAGGATGTCCTCCTCGCTCACCGCCGCGTTCGTGACAGGGGCCGGGGGCGCGTACGCCACGGCCTTCTCGTACGGAGCCGCGCCCGGCAGGCCCTGCGCCTCCAGCGACACCAGCCGCAGGCCGTCCCCCACGTGCTCGCGAACCTGGGCCACCGCGTCCTTGAAGTCGTCCCCGAACAGGAGCACGCGCGGGTGGATGGCGCGCACGCCCTCCGTCAGCTCCGCCGCGTGCAGCCGCCAGTTGTAGGGCACGAAGATGGCGCCCAGCTTCCCGCACGCGAACAGCGTGTCCAGGTACTCCACGCCGTTGTGCGCGACGATGGCCACGCGGTCGCCACGCTGCACGCCGGCCACGTCCCGCAGCCAGCCCGCGAGCGCGTTGGCGCGCGCGTTCATCTGCCGGTACGTGAAGCGGCCCGCGTCCCTGCGGGCCACGTCCACCACGGCCACCGCGTCCGGCCAGTAGAGGGCACCCCGCCCCATCCAGTCTCCGATGAACATGCGAAGAACTCCTGTCTGAATGAGGCGGGGTGTTGGGGGGAACTAAGCCGTCCAGCGGTA
This genomic interval carries:
- a CDS encoding alpha/beta fold hydrolase encodes the protein MADSSRKVEIRDIPTQRLRVRARLVGEDGFPVIFVHGNCSSSAFFESLMKTLPQGFRGIAPDMRGYGHTEEKTINATRGMRDFSDDLAALMDALSLKRAVFVAHSAGAGMVMQLSIDHPERVAGLVVEAPLSPYGFGGTKDADGTPCWADFAGSGGGTANPDFVQRLKTKDRSTESQTSPRNVMNGCYVKPPFRHPDEEMLLDSVLDTHVSDELYPGNFTKSPNWPGVAPGTTGMNNAMAPAFYNTASFATLANGPDVLWIRGAEDAIVSDTSLFDFGFLGKLGVVPGWPGDEVYPPQPMVSQMRKVMERYKANGGRYREVVLPDTGHSPHLEKTQEFHDLLVPFLREHAR
- a CDS encoding long-chain fatty acid--CoA ligase, with protein sequence MFIGDWMGRGALYWPDAVAVVDVARRDAGRFTYRQMNARANALAGWLRDVAGVQRGDRVAIVAHNGVEYLDTLFACGKLGAIFVPYNWRLHAAELTEGVRAIHPRVLLFGDDFKDAVAQVREHVGDGLRLVSLEAQGLPGAAPYEKAVAYAPPAPVTNAAVSEEDILCLLFTGGTTGRSKGARISYRMVAWNTLNTLVHEIRQGDVTVTHTPLFHTGGLLVYTLPLLTVGGTVVLMRRWDPDEMLGLVAKEKVTLFFAVPTQYQQLMDSPRWKGTDFSSVRFVTSGGAPLPVPLLQAWQAVHPVPFKQGFGMTEFGPGIFSMGPEFAVSKAGSIGRPNYFIDAKLVDDAGNAVPVGEVGELVLKGPSMCSGYFEDDAATKEAISADGWFHTGDLARVDADGFFTIAGRKKDMFISGGENVYPLELETVLYEHPAVQQCAVVGVPDAKWGECGRAYVVLKPGAEASADALLEHLKGRVARFKVPKRVELVRSLPVSAAGKILKRELREAASAADARAAS